One window of the Salmo trutta chromosome 35, fSalTru1.1, whole genome shotgun sequence genome contains the following:
- the LOC115174678 gene encoding terminal nucleotidyltransferase 5A gives MGEKVDSRGSTPVEGCLVDGESSNLSVLNWEQVQRLDAILAGSIPIHGRWNFPTLEIKPRDIVKVVRCRMEEKRIHVREVRLNGSAASHVLHEDSGLGWKDLDLIFCADMKGELEFQTVKDIVLDALLDFLPEGVNKEKITPVTLKEAYVQKMVKVCNDSDRWSLISLSNNRGKNVELKFVDSLRRQFEFSVDSFQIRLDSLLLFYECSEHPMAATFHPTILGESVYGDFSAALDHLRKRLICTRSPEEIRGGGLLKYCHLLVRGFCAASGPEMKLLQRYMCSRFFIDFPEVGEQRRKLESYLQNHFVGLEDRKYDYLATLHGVVRESTVCLMGHERRQTLGLISSLALRVLAEQNVIPNTANVTCYYQPAPYVADGNFSNYYVAQVQHVYPQYPPQQYPPQQYPPQQYPPQQYPPQQHPPSQYPLPRHPPPHHPMYTAWMPCN, from the exons ATGGGCGAGAAAGTCGACTCAAGAGGATCGACTCCAGTGGAGGGCTGTTTGGTTGACGGGGAGAGCAGCAACCTCAGCGTGCTGAACTGGGAACAAGTGCAGCGCCTGGACGCCATCCTGGCTGGGTCCATCCCCATCCACGGCCGCTGGAACTTCCCAACCCTGGAGATTAAACCGCGGGACATCGTCAAAGTGGTCCGGTGTCGCATGGAGGAGAAACGCATACATGTCCGGGAGGTCCGCCTGAACGGTTCCGCGGCCAGCCATGTTCTCCACGAGGACAGCGGTTTGGGATGGAAGGATCTGGACTTGATATTCTGTGCCGACATGAAAGGCGAACTAGAGTTCCAGACGGTGAAGGATATAGTTCTTGACGCTCTACTAGACTTCTTACCCGAGGGAGTGAACAAGGAGAAGATCACACCAGTGACCTTAAAG GAGGCCTATGTGCAGAAGATGGTGAAGGTGTGTAATGATTCAGACCGCTGGAGcctcatctccctctccaacAACAGAGGCAAGAATGTGGAGTTAAAGTTTGTGGACTCTCTGCGTCGCCAGTTTGAGTTCAGTGTGGACTCCTTCCAGATTCGCCTGGACTCCCTTCTCCTCTTCTACGAGTGCTCCGAGCACCCCATGGCAGCCACCTTCCACCCCACCATCCTGGGAGAGAGCGTCTATGGTGATTTCTCCGCCGCCCTCGACCACCTACGCAAACGCCTCATCTGCACGCGGAGTCCCGAGGAAATTCGCGGTGGTGGTCTACTGAAATACTGCCATCTGCTGGTCCGGGGTTTCTGTGCGGCTTCCGGACCCGAAATGAAACTTCTGCAACGCTACATGTGCTCCAGGTTCTTCATAGACTTCCCAGAGGTGGGCGAGCAGAGGAGGAAGCTGGAATCCTACCTCCAGAACCACTTTGTGGGCCTCGAGGACAGGAAATACGACTATCTGGCCACTCTGCATGGAGTAGTGCGGGAGAGCACCGTGTGCCTGATGGGCCACGAGAGGAGACAGACACTGGGCCTCATCTCCTCCCTGGCCCTTCGGGTCCTTGCCGAGCAGAACGTTATCCCCAACACGGCCAACgtcacctgctactaccagccgGCCCCTTACGTCGCAGACGGCAACTTCAGCAACTACTACGTGGCCCAGGTGCAGCACGTTTACCCACAGTACCCCCCTCAGCAATACCCACCTCAGCAGTACCCACCTCAGCAGTACCCCCCTCAGCAGTACCCACCTCAACAACACCCTCCGTCACAGTATCCCCTTCCACGCCATCCACCTCCGCACCACCCCATGTACACTGCATGGATGCCCTGCAACTGA